One stretch of Spirochaetota bacterium DNA includes these proteins:
- a CDS encoding BrnT family toxin, giving the protein MEFEWEESKNAQNIAKHGVSFYEAQNAFLDAHRVIALDVKQSTQNEKRYFCYGNVLDRILTVRFTVRASAIRIIGAGYWREGKKRYEEEIRLY; this is encoded by the coding sequence ATGGAGTTCGAGTGGGAAGAATCCAAAAACGCGCAGAATATAGCCAAGCATGGAGTTTCATTCTATGAGGCACAGAATGCCTTCCTGGATGCACATAGGGTTATCGCGTTAGATGTGAAACAAAGTACACAAAACGAAAAACGATACTTTTGCTATGGGAATGTTCTGGATAGGATTCTCACGGTCAGATTTACGGTTCGAGCGTCCGCGATAAGGATAATCGGCGCGGGATACTGGAGAGAGGGCAAGAAGCGATATGAAGAGGAAATTAGACTATACTAA
- a CDS encoding CopG family transcriptional regulator, translating to MKRKLDYTKAPKSVSLAIRESRVIADFLPAPEMLVKKEESVKVTILLSKASVNFFKSRAKMNGVPYQVMIKAVLDRYSEHYRDGK from the coding sequence ATGAAGAGGAAATTAGACTATACTAAAGCGCCTAAAAGCGTTTCACTCGCCATCAGGGAATCCAGGGTAATTGCGGACTTTCTGCCCGCACCCGAAATGCTGGTGAAAAAAGAGGAATCCGTGAAAGTGACCATTTTACTCAGCAAGGCGAGTGTAAATTTTTTCAAGAGCCGCGCTAAAATGAACGGCGTCCCTTACCAGGTGATGATAAAGGCGGTGCTGGACAGGTATAGCGAACATTATCGGGATGGGAAGTAA
- a CDS encoding dihydroorotate dehydrogenase, which yields MNTYVTIGSLTLKNPITVASGTAGYGEELAGYFDIARLGAIFTKGLSIEPRPGNRGPRILETPSGMLNSIGLENVGIDAFLEKKMPFLREKGATVIPNVAGHSVDENVELCRRLTGVPGVAAIELNVSCPNVKEGGIAFGKSVPTFAPLVAAVRRVTTVPLIVKLSPNVTDPAEFARAAKDCGADAVSAVNTFLGMKIDIEKGRPYFRNTVAGLSGPAIRPIALRIVYEICARVDIPVVAIGGIGTLEDVIEFLMAGACAVSIGTMSLVDPLTSVNCIERLEGYMREKGVSDITEIIGRAQGPRNGDTAGVPCDN from the coding sequence ATGAACACGTACGTCACCATAGGAAGCCTCACGCTCAAGAACCCGATCACCGTCGCGTCCGGGACAGCCGGTTACGGGGAGGAGCTCGCGGGCTATTTCGACATCGCGCGGTTGGGCGCCATCTTCACGAAGGGGCTCTCGATCGAGCCGCGCCCGGGGAACCGCGGCCCGCGCATCCTGGAAACCCCTTCCGGCATGCTGAACTCGATCGGCCTCGAGAACGTGGGGATCGATGCGTTCCTTGAAAAAAAGATGCCCTTCCTCCGGGAGAAGGGCGCGACTGTGATCCCGAACGTGGCGGGGCATTCCGTGGACGAAAACGTGGAACTCTGCCGCAGGCTCACGGGCGTTCCGGGCGTCGCGGCCATAGAGCTCAACGTGAGCTGTCCCAACGTGAAGGAGGGCGGCATCGCCTTCGGCAAGAGCGTGCCCACCTTCGCGCCGCTCGTCGCCGCGGTGCGCCGCGTGACCACGGTCCCCCTCATCGTGAAGCTTTCGCCTAACGTTACCGATCCCGCGGAGTTCGCGCGCGCCGCGAAGGACTGCGGGGCCGACGCCGTCTCGGCCGTGAACACGTTCCTGGGCATGAAGATTGACATCGAGAAGGGCAGGCCCTACTTTAGAAATACCGTGGCGGGGCTTTCCGGGCCGGCAATCCGGCCCATCGCGCTCAGGATCGTCTACGAGATATGCGCACGGGTCGACATCCCGGTCGTCGCGATCGGTGGGATAGGAACGCTCGAGGACGTGATCGAGTTTCTCATGGCAGGCGCCTGCGCCGTGTCCATAGGCACCATGTCGCTCGTCGACCCGCTCACCTCCGTCAATTGCATCGAACGGCTCGAAGGCTACATGCGCGAAAAGGGGGTGTCCGATATCACTGAAATAATAGGGCGCGCCCAGGGTCCGCGGAACGGCGATACCGCCGGCGTCCCGTGCGATAACTGA
- a CDS encoding cyclic nucleotide-binding domain-containing protein, with translation MRHLPGAPKIHTRGRNRGKMADNRGENIRSGELLIVQGSEPKYIYYLQSGAVEILSAPDEFNELHPDILVSRSKRVGVIREKGVISGMSLLFNEPYKKSIRVIEDSVVAKHPIREGGIMQVLKENPQMAMSLFTHMTRRIKLSIADAGKYARLYQNLALVNDNLGLVYRKNAVGDAPDRLQQRADALYATYVKNGGDFPSVIDAKFLIRDNSSLLKKKYAYQGLPLESLVDMRQCTFLTQISNLDPGLLQPIINSDPAIPSYIFETVAENLIKVLDRIEAIHNEIDEELSQLFGSEASWVTFLVDGGELTAWQKRGRISEDFVKNFLSVAVKFHNFFEEISGKKLTVEYPAFRKLHEYYSGRKDLPAAAPAQNETRRQETAASPGRSRATGTLYQNSMQQIFEFAVVEKEFQKSLLMALTEFKKSSNPFNTEIEGRKIRRAITKMYFDLYKQVFIRTKKESSAPAPVKLMLNFGFLDEAMLEEGQISELHSLTLRAHEITELPIYFEEDFLTLIYEGKENPSINEMGMTYEAHLREEEKHRKAKDDGAASIDENLKRVMYEIDHRLLNTLAVCSGSTATAFPILTNMTMKGNPANFYTSKKKLESIAQGLKEIDYSVFYREIIEKVGEAREIIEEEVLPSFVLIPSFGTKSMLWQELDGTNRKSRGRIVVPILFMGDLQKNLAHTFACFRWELNRTLKGAMWADPVEGGLTGVYFDYVNFFKKMSKLSVETKSYIEERFKSIRTNRDRFADDYIMWLLYEREGIMKCNSVVREMMYRYVPFRKDVRNRLENMPAFAEIGTKFKNIRTREITGYQRKFKKYMDGEGRLPEALQRFLDFMQN, from the coding sequence ATGCGTCACCTCCCGGGCGCACCAAAAATACACACCAGGGGAAGGAACCGGGGAAAAATGGCCGATAACAGGGGCGAAAATATCCGCAGCGGCGAGCTGCTGATCGTTCAGGGAAGCGAACCGAAGTACATCTATTACCTTCAAAGCGGCGCGGTCGAAATCCTTTCGGCGCCCGACGAATTTAACGAGCTTCATCCCGACATACTCGTCTCCAGGAGCAAGCGCGTGGGCGTCATCCGGGAGAAGGGCGTCATCTCGGGGATGAGCCTCCTGTTCAACGAGCCCTACAAGAAGTCCATCCGGGTGATCGAGGATTCCGTAGTGGCGAAACACCCCATCCGCGAGGGCGGCATCATGCAGGTCCTCAAAGAGAATCCCCAGATGGCGATGAGCCTTTTCACCCACATGACCAGGAGAATCAAGCTCTCGATCGCCGACGCGGGAAAATACGCGCGGCTCTATCAAAATCTGGCCCTCGTGAACGATAACCTCGGGCTCGTCTACAGGAAAAACGCCGTGGGCGACGCCCCGGACCGGCTTCAGCAGCGCGCCGATGCGCTTTACGCCACCTACGTGAAAAACGGGGGCGACTTCCCGTCCGTCATCGACGCCAAGTTTCTCATCCGTGATAACTCGAGCCTTCTAAAAAAGAAATACGCGTACCAGGGGCTCCCGCTCGAATCCCTTGTCGATATGCGGCAGTGTACCTTTCTTACGCAGATATCGAACCTTGACCCCGGCCTGCTCCAGCCCATCATCAACAGCGATCCCGCGATTCCCAGTTACATTTTCGAAACGGTCGCCGAAAACCTGATCAAGGTGCTGGACCGCATCGAGGCCATCCATAACGAGATCGACGAAGAGCTCTCTCAGCTTTTCGGCTCCGAGGCGAGCTGGGTGACCTTCCTGGTCGACGGCGGCGAGCTCACCGCCTGGCAGAAACGGGGGAGGATATCCGAGGACTTCGTGAAGAATTTCCTCTCGGTGGCCGTTAAGTTCCACAACTTCTTCGAGGAAATATCCGGCAAGAAGCTCACCGTCGAATACCCCGCGTTCCGGAAGCTTCACGAATATTACAGCGGCCGCAAGGACCTCCCGGCCGCGGCGCCGGCCCAGAACGAAACCAGGCGGCAGGAGACGGCCGCATCCCCGGGCCGGTCCCGCGCCACGGGAACGCTTTATCAGAATTCGATGCAGCAGATATTCGAATTCGCGGTGGTCGAAAAGGAATTCCAGAAGAGCCTCCTCATGGCGCTCACCGAGTTCAAGAAAAGCTCCAATCCCTTCAACACCGAAATCGAGGGGAGGAAAATCCGCCGCGCGATCACGAAGATGTACTTCGACCTCTACAAGCAGGTATTCATCCGTACGAAAAAGGAGTCCTCGGCGCCCGCGCCCGTGAAACTCATGCTCAACTTCGGCTTTCTCGACGAGGCCATGCTTGAAGAGGGCCAGATCTCCGAGCTCCACTCGCTCACCCTGCGCGCGCACGAGATCACGGAATTGCCAATTTATTTCGAAGAGGATTTCCTCACCCTCATCTATGAAGGCAAGGAGAACCCGAGCATTAACGAAATGGGCATGACCTACGAAGCACACCTTCGCGAAGAGGAAAAGCACCGTAAGGCCAAGGACGACGGCGCCGCGAGTATCGACGAAAACCTGAAGCGGGTGATGTACGAGATCGACCACAGGCTGCTCAATACGCTGGCGGTCTGTTCGGGCTCGACCGCGACGGCGTTCCCCATTCTCACCAACATGACCATGAAGGGAAACCCGGCGAATTTCTACACCTCGAAGAAGAAGCTCGAATCGATCGCGCAGGGCTTAAAGGAGATCGATTACTCGGTCTTCTACCGGGAGATAATCGAGAAGGTCGGGGAGGCGCGCGAGATCATAGAGGAGGAGGTGCTCCCCAGCTTCGTCCTCATCCCCTCGTTCGGGACCAAGAGCATGCTCTGGCAGGAGCTCGACGGCACAAACCGGAAGAGCCGGGGACGCATCGTGGTCCCCATCCTGTTCATGGGGGATCTCCAGAAAAACCTCGCCCACACCTTCGCCTGTTTCCGCTGGGAGCTCAACCGCACCCTCAAAGGGGCCATGTGGGCCGACCCGGTGGAGGGCGGGCTTACCGGCGTCTACTTCGACTACGTGAACTTTTTCAAGAAGATGTCCAAGCTTTCCGTGGAGACCAAGTCATACATCGAGGAGCGCTTCAAGAGCATCCGCACCAACCGCGACCGCTTCGCCGACGATTACATCATGTGGCTCCTCTACGAGCGTGAAGGCATCATGAAGTGCAACTCGGTCGTGCGTGAGATGATGTACCGATACGTCCCCTTCAGGAAGGATGTGCGGAACAGGCTGGAGAACATGCCCGCCTTCGCCGAAATCGGCACCAAGTTCAAGAACATCCGGACCCGGGAGATCACCGGGTACCAGCGCAAGTTCAAGAAATACATGGACGGCGAAGGGCGGCTCCCCGAGGCCCTGCAGCGCTTCCTTGATTTCATGCAGAACTGA
- a CDS encoding histidinol-phosphate transaminase, with protein sequence MNYWNTRLKIMAEYTPGEQPEDIDDFIKLNTNENPFPPSPAVIEALRKACNEKLRRYPNPTAMKVRELFAKQNGLGPENVFVANGSDEIFTLIFRGLIEPDGKAAFAYPSYSLYYTLAEANGIAYEKINLDKNLDVNLPDFLKKKHNLVIIANPNNPTGRGVDVGAIKSFLAKFKGLLVVDEAYVDFYGESAIGLVGQFKNLIVTRTFSKSYSLAGLRVGLAISQPGIIDGLIKLKDSYNVDRLAEAGALAALADTRSLKANMQMVRDNKEFLEEKLAGLGFIVVPSKSNFLFVKHPKTGAKQIYEGLKERRILVRYFSGPVQSEYVRISVGTMMEIRTLVKELSSMVSA encoded by the coding sequence ATGAATTACTGGAACACGCGCCTCAAGATCATGGCCGAGTACACCCCGGGCGAGCAGCCCGAGGACATCGACGATTTCATCAAGCTCAACACGAACGAAAACCCGTTTCCGCCCTCGCCCGCGGTGATCGAGGCGCTACGCAAGGCCTGCAACGAGAAGCTGCGCCGCTACCCGAACCCCACGGCCATGAAGGTGCGCGAGCTTTTCGCGAAGCAAAACGGGCTTGGTCCCGAGAACGTGTTCGTCGCGAACGGCTCCGACGAAATCTTTACGCTTATATTTCGCGGCCTCATCGAGCCGGACGGGAAGGCCGCCTTCGCGTATCCCTCCTATTCGCTCTATTACACGCTCGCGGAGGCGAACGGGATCGCCTACGAGAAGATCAACCTGGACAAAAATCTCGATGTGAACCTTCCCGATTTCCTCAAGAAAAAGCATAACCTGGTGATCATCGCCAACCCGAACAATCCCACCGGTAGGGGCGTCGACGTGGGCGCGATAAAAAGCTTCCTCGCGAAATTCAAGGGGCTGCTGGTCGTGGACGAGGCGTACGTGGACTTCTACGGGGAATCGGCGATCGGTCTGGTGGGCCAGTTCAAGAACCTGATCGTGACGCGCACCTTCTCGAAGTCGTACTCGCTCGCGGGACTGCGGGTGGGGCTCGCGATCTCCCAGCCCGGCATCATCGACGGGCTCATCAAGCTCAAGGATTCCTATAATGTAGACCGGCTCGCGGAGGCGGGCGCGCTCGCCGCGCTCGCGGACACGAGAAGCCTCAAGGCCAATATGCAGATGGTGCGCGACAACAAGGAGTTTCTCGAGGAAAAGCTCGCGGGGCTGGGGTTCATTGTGGTGCCCTCGAAATCGAATTTTCTTTTCGTGAAGCACCCGAAGACGGGCGCGAAGCAGATATACGAAGGACTCAAGGAGCGCAGGATCCTGGTGCGCTATTTCTCCGGGCCCGTGCAGTCGGAATACGTGCGCATCAGCGTGGGGACGATGATGGAGATTCGGACGCTCGTGAAGGAGCTTTCTTCTATGGTATCAGCCTGA